The following proteins come from a genomic window of Gloeomargarita sp. SRBZ-1_bins_9:
- a CDS encoding biotin--[acetyl-CoA-carboxylase] ligase: MAYPPWLHWLATCPSTNTWARQSLAHLAHGDVVCTPRQTAGRGRDGRRWYAPPGVLTASFVLQPVTASQIPWLSLAAGLAVIYAVEDTVSLAPGTLGLKWPNDVVLQGRKLAGVLCEASLPWAVVGIGLNRAVDWAKVLTDPTSGLSPSQVASLLEVTPHPPDVITLLTRLRRYLLEAHSLIQQGKEGNLLPPLRQRDVLDGCPLTIRSGETTISGIGLGLDDQGRLRVQGADGTLHAFTAGHVVCWEPSRFVGN; the protein is encoded by the coding sequence ATGGCCTATCCCCCCTGGCTACACTGGTTAGCCACCTGCCCCAGCACCAACACCTGGGCGCGGCAATCCCTGGCCCACTTGGCCCATGGGGACGTAGTGTGCACGCCACGACAAACCGCCGGACGGGGACGGGATGGCCGTCGCTGGTATGCCCCACCGGGGGTGCTGACCGCTTCTTTTGTCCTGCAACCGGTGACTGCCTCCCAAATCCCCTGGTTGAGCCTAGCAGCGGGTTTGGCGGTTATTTATGCGGTGGAGGATACGGTTTCCCTGGCACCAGGTACTTTAGGGCTTAAGTGGCCGAACGATGTGGTGCTCCAGGGCCGGAAGTTAGCCGGGGTGCTCTGCGAAGCGTCCCTACCCTGGGCGGTGGTGGGTATTGGTCTCAACCGGGCGGTGGATTGGGCTAAGGTTTTGACGGACCCAACCAGTGGTCTGTCCCCCTCTCAGGTGGCGAGTCTGCTGGAAGTGACGCCCCACCCACCGGACGTGATCACCCTGCTGACCCGGTTACGGCGCTATCTCCTGGAAGCCCACAGTCTCATCCAGCAGGGCAAAGAAGGAAATTTATTGCCCCCATTGCGCCAGCGGGATGTGCTCGATGGCTGTCCCCTCACCATCCGTAGCGGGGAGACCACCATCAGCGGCATTGGATTAGGGCTAGATGACCAGGGGCGGTTACGGGTCCAAGGAGCCGACGGAACGTTGCATGCTTTCACCGCCGGCCATGTAGTGTGCTGGGAACCGTCACGTTTCGTCGGGAATTAA
- a CDS encoding DUF427 domain-containing protein — MAQAIWEGVVLAESDRYEVVEGNVYFPPETLKMEYFRPSTTQTTCGWKGVAHYYTLVVNGKENPDAAWYYPDPKPAAQNIKGYVAFWRGVQVKR, encoded by the coding sequence ATGGCGCAAGCAATTTGGGAAGGGGTAGTTTTGGCCGAGAGTGACCGGTACGAGGTGGTCGAGGGCAATGTGTATTTCCCACCGGAGACCCTCAAGATGGAGTATTTCCGCCCCAGTACCACCCAAACCACTTGTGGTTGGAAGGGCGTCGCCCACTACTACACCCTTGTTGTCAACGGCAAAGAGAACCCCGACGCGGCTTGGTACTACCCCGACCCCAAACCGGCAGCGCAAAATATCAAGGGCTATGTGGCGTTTTGGCGGGGCGTACAGGTAAAACGGTAG
- a CDS encoding CPBP family intramembrane metalloprotease → MLKRLTRWPLPGRLLAFVGLVLLVWLPVVAFLRPFLDGDGSIRSLATGILYLQFVGVLYFWGRAVRGEPDPWRLYGLQCNRRWGQEVLLGWSLGVGALFGLLTLQASWGWLYWQSPPSWRVVGEGLALGVGVALAEELLFRGWLWQELYQDYGVSGAVWGSSGIFALAHFFHPPEVLVRIWPQFPGLWVLGLALAWGRLACGGRLGWPIGFHAGLVTAYYWVRVGHWLGVNPELPPWLTAVETNPLASPLGFVAMATVAWGTRRWADRRIHG, encoded by the coding sequence ATGCTGAAGCGGCTGACCCGGTGGCCCTTGCCGGGGCGATTGTTGGCCTTTGTCGGGTTGGTGCTCCTGGTCTGGTTGCCCGTCGTGGCTTTCCTTCGGCCATTTTTGGACGGTGATGGGTCTATCCGCTCCCTGGCGACGGGCATTCTCTATCTGCAATTTGTCGGTGTTTTATACTTCTGGGGTCGGGCTGTACGGGGAGAACCGGATCCCTGGCGCCTCTACGGTTTGCAATGCAACCGGCGTTGGGGGCAGGAGGTGCTGCTGGGCTGGAGTCTTGGGGTGGGGGCACTGTTCGGGTTGCTGACATTGCAGGCGAGTTGGGGGTGGTTGTACTGGCAGAGTCCACCGTCATGGCGCGTGGTTGGCGAGGGGCTGGCGCTGGGGGTGGGGGTGGCCCTGGCGGAGGAACTGCTCTTTCGCGGGTGGCTGTGGCAGGAGCTATACCAGGACTACGGCGTCAGCGGTGCGGTGTGGGGCAGTAGCGGGATATTTGCCTTGGCCCATTTTTTTCATCCGCCGGAGGTGCTGGTACGCATCTGGCCCCAATTTCCCGGGTTATGGGTGCTGGGGCTGGCGCTGGCCTGGGGACGGCTGGCCTGTGGGGGGCGCTTGGGCTGGCCCATAGGCTTCCATGCCGGTTTAGTGACCGCCTACTACTGGGTGCGGGTGGGGCATTGGTTAGGGGTCAATCCCGAGCTACCCCCGTGGCTCACGGCTGTGGAGACCAATCCCCTGGCCAGTCCCTTGGGATTTGTCGCCATGGCAACCGTCGCCTGGGGCACTCGTCGGTGGGCTGACCGTCGCATCCATGGGTAG
- the uca gene encoding urea carboxylase — protein sequence MGRGLVLRKVLVANRGEIACRLIRTLNRLGIASVAVYSEPDRHSLPVQMATEAYPLGGTLASESYLQGERILAIAQASGAQGIHPGYGFLSENADFAEACTRQGIVFIGPKPEQVHQFGLKHVARSLAQACGIPLVPGTSLLKDLQEAQEAAAAIGYPVMLKSTAGGGGIGMRCCHNPEELAAAYDQVQRLSQAHFRDAGVFLEKYIPRARHLEVQIFGDGQGRVLTLGERDCSTQRRHQKVIEETPAPGLPEAVRQALAQAAQRLGEAVQYQSAGTVEFIYDVQTAQFYFLEVNTRLQVEHGVTELVWGVDLVEWMVRLAAGDRSFFDTWTPNPRGHAIQARIYAEDPHKNFQPSAGVLTEVTLGLGIRWDHWLETGTEVTPFYDPLLAKAIAYGANRTEALHRLQAALAQTTLAGIVTNCEYLQQVLGTPAMQQGEVHTRWLAEVVYRPQTIDVLTPGTLTTVQDYPGRLGYWDVGVPPSGPMDHLAFRWGNRLLGNPPEAAGLECTLVGPTLRFNAPTRICLTGAYMPARLNGQEVPYWQTVVVPAGSVLELQAVQGPGCRTYIAIQGGLPVPMYLGSRSTFTLGQLGGHGGRALRTGDVLPLTPWFGEDVPQALPPALIPTYTHTWEIAVMVGPHAAPDFFTPDDMALLFSHAWVVHHNSNRTGIRLIGPKPTWARPDGGEAGLHPSNIHDNAYAIGTIDFTGDMPIILGCDGPSLGGFVCPATIVQAELWKIGQLKPGDTVRFVPIDEATARAWEQQQEEELATLQPRPRSQPLTVGGDPILRQETPETHPVGVTYRQAGDKYLLIEYGPLTLDLTLRFRVQALMTWLQAQRIPGILDLTPGIRSLQVHYDNRQLPRTELLSLLAQAERELPNVQDLEVPTRIVYLPLSWNDPAIQLAIEKYGQSVRADAPWCPSNLEFIRRINGLADLQQVYDIVFAASYLVLGLGDVYLGAPVATPLDPRHRLVTTKYNPARTWTPENAVGIGGAYLCIYGMEGPGGYQLVGRTVPVWNRYRRNSNFSRPWLLRFFDQIRFFPVTADELLRYREDVIYGRVKLDIHEQTFRLRDYLAFLQQHAAEIQAFKTRQQQAFQAERERWVAAGEFDRTNETVDLVEDAAAETDIPAGRVAVCTEVSGMVWRVHVQPQARVNQGDRVAVIEAMKTEIEVLAPCGGTVAQILRQPGQPVTAGQAVLTLIPDET from the coding sequence TTGGGACGCGGCCTAGTGTTGCGCAAGGTTTTGGTGGCTAACCGGGGGGAGATCGCCTGTCGCCTCATCCGTACGCTCAACCGGTTGGGGATAGCCAGCGTTGCCGTTTATTCTGAGCCGGACCGCCATAGTCTCCCAGTGCAAATGGCCACCGAAGCCTATCCCCTAGGGGGCACCCTGGCCAGTGAGAGCTATCTGCAGGGGGAGCGGATTTTGGCCATCGCCCAGGCCAGCGGCGCCCAGGGGATTCACCCGGGGTATGGGTTCCTCAGTGAAAATGCGGATTTTGCCGAAGCCTGCACCCGACAGGGGATCGTTTTCATCGGCCCCAAACCCGAGCAGGTGCACCAATTCGGTCTTAAGCACGTGGCCCGCTCCCTAGCCCAAGCCTGCGGTATCCCCCTGGTACCTGGCACGTCTTTATTAAAGGATCTACAGGAGGCGCAAGAGGCGGCGGCGGCCATCGGCTACCCGGTGATGCTTAAAAGTACCGCCGGCGGCGGGGGCATTGGGATGCGCTGTTGCCACAACCCGGAGGAACTGGCGGCGGCCTACGACCAGGTGCAACGGCTCAGCCAGGCCCATTTCCGGGACGCTGGGGTGTTTTTGGAAAAGTACATTCCCCGGGCGCGCCATCTGGAGGTGCAGATTTTTGGGGATGGCCAGGGGCGTGTCCTGACGCTGGGGGAACGGGACTGCTCCACCCAACGCCGCCACCAGAAGGTGATCGAAGAAACCCCAGCGCCGGGATTACCTGAGGCGGTTCGTCAAGCCTTGGCCCAGGCGGCCCAACGGTTGGGGGAAGCGGTGCAGTACCAGTCCGCAGGCACGGTGGAATTTATCTATGACGTGCAGACGGCGCAGTTCTATTTCCTGGAGGTGAACACGCGCCTGCAGGTGGAGCACGGGGTCACGGAGCTGGTCTGGGGGGTGGATTTGGTGGAGTGGATGGTGCGTCTGGCGGCCGGGGACCGGAGTTTTTTCGACACCTGGACCCCCAACCCCCGGGGACATGCCATCCAAGCTCGTATCTACGCCGAAGACCCCCACAAAAATTTCCAGCCCAGCGCGGGGGTGTTGACGGAAGTGACCCTGGGGCTAGGGATTCGTTGGGACCATTGGCTGGAAACGGGGACGGAGGTGACGCCCTTCTATGACCCCCTACTGGCCAAAGCCATTGCCTACGGAGCCAACCGAACCGAGGCCCTGCACAGGTTACAGGCAGCTTTGGCGCAAACCACTTTAGCCGGCATCGTCACCAATTGCGAGTACCTGCAACAGGTGCTGGGGACACCGGCGATGCAACAGGGGGAGGTGCACACCCGCTGGCTGGCGGAGGTGGTCTATCGCCCCCAAACCATAGACGTCCTGACGCCGGGGACCCTGACCACCGTGCAGGATTACCCAGGACGGTTGGGCTATTGGGACGTGGGGGTGCCGCCGTCGGGACCAATGGACCACCTGGCTTTTCGCTGGGGTAACCGTTTGTTGGGGAATCCCCCGGAGGCGGCGGGGCTGGAGTGCACTCTGGTGGGGCCGACCCTGCGGTTTAACGCACCCACGCGGATTTGTCTGACGGGGGCCTACATGCCCGCCCGGTTAAACGGTCAGGAGGTTCCCTATTGGCAGACGGTGGTGGTGCCGGCAGGGAGCGTGCTGGAACTTCAGGCCGTCCAAGGCCCCGGTTGCCGCACCTATATCGCCATTCAGGGGGGATTGCCGGTGCCGATGTACCTGGGGAGCCGATCCACCTTTACCCTGGGGCAATTGGGCGGGCACGGGGGACGGGCCTTGCGCACGGGCGATGTCCTGCCTTTGACCCCCTGGTTCGGGGAAGATGTGCCCCAGGCGTTACCCCCAGCGCTTATCCCCACCTACACCCACACCTGGGAGATTGCTGTGATGGTCGGTCCCCACGCCGCTCCCGACTTTTTCACCCCGGACGACATGGCCCTGTTGTTCAGCCACGCCTGGGTGGTGCATCACAATTCCAACCGCACGGGGATTCGCCTGATCGGCCCCAAGCCCACCTGGGCCAGACCGGATGGGGGGGAAGCGGGACTGCACCCGTCTAATATCCACGACAACGCCTACGCCATCGGCACGATTGATTTTACCGGCGATATGCCCATCATCCTGGGGTGCGACGGCCCGAGCCTGGGGGGATTTGTTTGCCCGGCCACCATCGTGCAGGCGGAGTTGTGGAAAATCGGGCAACTCAAACCAGGTGATACAGTGCGGTTTGTCCCTATTGACGAGGCCACAGCCCGGGCCTGGGAACAGCAGCAGGAGGAGGAACTGGCCACGTTGCAGCCCCGGCCCCGGTCCCAACCGCTGACGGTCGGGGGCGACCCAATCCTGCGCCAGGAGACCCCAGAGACCCATCCGGTGGGAGTCACCTACCGCCAGGCGGGGGACAAGTACTTGCTGATTGAATACGGCCCCTTGACCCTGGATTTGACCCTACGGTTTCGGGTCCAGGCCCTGATGACCTGGCTGCAAGCGCAACGGATACCGGGAATTCTTGACCTGACGCCGGGGATTCGTTCACTGCAAGTGCATTACGACAACCGGCAGTTGCCCCGGACGGAACTGTTGTCCCTGCTGGCCCAGGCGGAGCGGGAGTTACCCAACGTGCAGGACCTGGAGGTGCCGACGCGCATCGTGTATTTGCCCCTGTCCTGGAACGACCCGGCGATTCAGTTGGCCATTGAGAAATACGGGCAATCGGTGCGGGCCGACGCCCCCTGGTGCCCCAGCAATTTGGAGTTCATCCGGCGCATCAACGGCCTGGCGGACCTCCAGCAGGTCTATGACATCGTCTTTGCGGCGAGTTATTTGGTGCTGGGGTTGGGGGATGTGTATTTGGGGGCACCGGTGGCGACGCCATTAGACCCGCGCCATCGCCTGGTGACCACCAAGTACAACCCGGCCCGCACCTGGACGCCGGAGAATGCGGTGGGGATTGGCGGGGCCTATCTCTGTATCTACGGCATGGAGGGGCCGGGGGGCTATCAGTTGGTGGGCCGCACCGTACCCGTATGGAACCGCTACCGGCGCAACAGCAACTTTTCTCGCCCCTGGCTGCTAAGGTTTTTCGACCAGATTCGCTTTTTCCCGGTCACCGCCGACGAGTTGCTGCGCTATCGGGAGGACGTCATTTACGGGCGGGTTAAGCTGGACATCCACGAACAAACGTTTCGTCTGCGGGACTACCTGGCCTTCTTGCAGCAGCATGCCGCCGAGATTCAGGCTTTCAAAACCCGGCAGCAGCAGGCCTTTCAAGCTGAACGGGAGCGCTGGGTGGCAGCAGGGGAATTTGACCGCACCAACGAGACGGTAGACCTAGTGGAGGACGCGGCGGCGGAAACCGACATTCCCGCAGGACGGGTGGCCGTGTGTACAGAAGTGAGCGGCATGGTCTGGCGGGTGCATGTCCAACCCCAAGCGCGGGTCAACCAGGGCGATAGGGTGGCGGTGATTGAAGCCATGAAAACGGAAATTGAGGTTTTAGCGCCCTGTGGGGGAACCGTCGCCCAAATCCTGCGCCAACCGGGGCAACCGGTGACGGCAGGACAGGCGGTGTTGACGTTAATTCCCGACGAAACGTGA
- the clpS gene encoding ATP-dependent Clp protease adapter ClpS: MATEVLEKPKTGQQRQHAPQYKVLLHNDDHNTMEYVVECLMKVVPSLSWTEAVNIMLEAHNTGVALVIICPLEPAEFYCEGLRRKGLTSTIEPEC, from the coding sequence ATGGCGACTGAAGTCCTGGAAAAACCGAAAACCGGTCAACAGCGCCAGCACGCACCCCAGTACAAGGTGCTGCTCCACAACGATGACCACAACACGATGGAGTATGTGGTGGAGTGTTTGATGAAGGTGGTGCCGAGTCTTTCCTGGACAGAAGCGGTCAACATCATGCTGGAGGCCCACAACACCGGTGTTGCCCTGGTCATTATCTGCCCTTTGGAGCCGGCGGAATTTTACTGTGAAGGGTTGCGCCGTAAGGGTTTAACCAGCACCATCGAGCCGGAATGCTGA
- a CDS encoding DUF1232 domain-containing protein, which produces MHLTHAGIEIPCTPYRWWLVPRSLLYLPSSVDLSPAVFPLLGWLDDGWLAAVLVGELMTPVFGKAMLDDD; this is translated from the coding sequence ATGCATCTCACGCACGCCGGTATCGAGATACCCTGCACCCCCTATCGCTGGTGGCTGGTGCCGAGGTCGCTGCTGTATCTACCTAGCTCGGTGGATCTCTCGCCCGCTGTATTCCCCCTACTGGGTTGGCTGGATGATGGGTGGTTGGCAGCGGTGCTGGTAGGGGAACTGATGACCCCGGTGTTCGGTAAGGCGATGCTGGACGATGATTGA